In Phragmitibacter flavus, a genomic segment contains:
- a CDS encoding MarR family winged helix-turn-helix transcriptional regulator, whose protein sequence is MSSSNTLPSQHLSDPAQVADFILFSQREFLLNLSKDLSRGNISFAQFYLMGYLSTSGELTMTDIARKMGHSTAAATGLVDRLEKLGYVERMHAEDDRRKVLVKITEQGTDLVAKLRGALQDRVAEAMSGNGSEVTGLVGLAS, encoded by the coding sequence ATGTCATCATCCAATACACTCCCCTCCCAGCATCTCAGTGATCCGGCTCAAGTGGCGGATTTCATTTTGTTTAGTCAGCGCGAGTTCCTGCTGAATCTTTCCAAGGATCTCAGTCGGGGGAACATCTCCTTCGCCCAGTTTTATTTGATGGGCTATCTGAGCACTTCAGGGGAGCTTACCATGACCGACATCGCCCGCAAAATGGGACACAGCACGGCAGCTGCCACGGGTTTGGTTGATCGTTTGGAAAAGTTGGGTTACGTCGAGCGCATGCACGCGGAAGATGATCGCCGCAAAGTTCTGGTGAAGATCACCGAGCAGGGCACGGATTTGGTGGCCAAGCTGCGCGGGGCGTTGCAGGACCGGGTGGCGGAAGCCATGAGCGGAAATGGTTCCGAAGTCACTGGGTTGGTCGGGCTGGCGAGCTAA
- a CDS encoding polyphenol oxidase family protein — translation MSFAGLSALERFVHTFTLRHPTVDVQADRAEVLRRLGGWHADVVASLGFELEQVASAEQVHGNQVAVVRSGTTEPVPGADGLVCGEAGVLVGIYVADCCAVYAVDPVTGAFGVAHAGRKGAESGITTVMIETMKREFGVLPENLTVQLSPCIRPPVFEIDFAKLIRDQAANAGVPEERIFDEGISTASDLERYYSYRVEKGKTGRMFALLGRRQD, via the coding sequence ATGTCGTTTGCTGGCTTGTCTGCGTTGGAGCGGTTTGTGCATACGTTTACCTTGAGGCATCCGACGGTGGATGTGCAGGCGGACCGTGCGGAGGTGCTCCGTCGGCTCGGGGGCTGGCATGCGGACGTGGTGGCGAGCCTGGGGTTTGAGCTGGAGCAGGTGGCTTCAGCGGAGCAGGTGCATGGCAACCAGGTGGCGGTGGTGCGGTCGGGAACGACGGAGCCGGTGCCAGGGGCGGACGGATTGGTCTGTGGCGAAGCTGGGGTGTTGGTGGGGATTTATGTGGCGGATTGTTGTGCGGTTTATGCGGTGGATCCGGTAACGGGGGCGTTTGGAGTGGCGCACGCAGGGCGCAAGGGGGCGGAGTCGGGCATCACGACGGTGATGATCGAGACGATGAAGCGGGAGTTTGGGGTGCTGCCCGAGAATTTGACGGTGCAGCTTTCGCCGTGCATTCGACCGCCGGTGTTTGAGATCGATTTTGCGAAGTTGATCCGGGATCAGGCCGCGAATGCGGGAGTGCCGGAGGAGCGGATTTTTGATGAGGGGATCAGCACGGCTTCGGATTTGGAACGGTATTATTCGTATCGGGTGGAGAAAGGCAAAACGGGGCGGATGTTTGCGTTGTTGGGACGAAGACAGGATTGA
- a CDS encoding isoprenyl transferase — protein sequence MPSATASLTPKALTIPKHIAIIMDGNGRWAKERGLARTEGHRRGAESVREAVKCCGELGVEYLTLYAFSTENWKRPKSEVDSLMKMLERFLREKTKEMLEKNVRLQAIGRLHDLPESCQRQLHKSIEATANNTGLTLIFALSYGAREEIVDGIKSLLDSIEKGHLDKGMIDTDMFSKHLYTRYYPDPDLLIRTSGEMRLSNFLLWQLSYTEIHITPVLWPDFRESQFTAAIEDFSRRQRRFGGV from the coding sequence ATGCCCTCCGCAACCGCTTCCCTCACCCCCAAAGCGCTTACCATCCCCAAGCACATCGCCATCATCATGGACGGCAACGGACGCTGGGCCAAGGAACGTGGACTCGCCCGCACCGAAGGTCACCGTCGCGGCGCGGAATCCGTTCGTGAAGCCGTCAAATGCTGCGGCGAACTCGGCGTTGAATACCTCACGCTCTACGCATTCTCCACCGAGAACTGGAAGCGCCCCAAAAGCGAAGTCGATTCGCTCATGAAGATGCTTGAACGTTTTCTGCGTGAAAAGACCAAAGAAATGCTGGAGAAAAATGTCCGCCTCCAGGCGATTGGTCGACTCCACGATCTGCCCGAAAGCTGCCAGAGACAGCTGCACAAATCCATCGAAGCCACCGCCAACAACACTGGACTCACCCTCATCTTCGCGCTCAGCTACGGCGCTCGCGAAGAGATTGTCGACGGCATCAAGAGTCTGCTCGACAGCATCGAAAAAGGCCATCTCGACAAGGGCATGATCGACACCGACATGTTCAGCAAGCATTTATACACCCGTTATTATCCCGATCCTGATCTCCTCATCCGCACCAGCGGAGAGATGCGCCTTTCCAATTTCCTCCTCTGGCAGCTCAGTTATACCGAGATCCACATCACCCCCGTTCTCTGGCCCGATTTCAGGGAATCGCAGTTCACCGCTGCCATCGAAGACTTCTCCCGGCGCCAACGCCGGTTTGGCGGCGTATGA
- the mfd gene encoding transcription-repair coupling factor: MIDPVQQVLLAKPFATWAKKAAKSAHPFIAPIAHEGWAFATALALRVRPGPGTRTWIICPDARTQEQIHAELSIWGIQALFLPRLPHDPSDKETLTDPDLIAERLTVFTKLSTPGNDSSAQVIVISADSLTENVPTLTDLSSHQTLLTTGESLDTEALLTQLNSAGYERVPVVAERGQFARRGDIIDIFPWQAEEPLRLEIFGDDIESIRTFDIHTQTSIRRHQSHSLLLTVPETTTVPLSDLLHSNDHQIHLEDLSQFPLPHSAFRISISSTPQGTSAKEDHTLAIYESPLGTFNAGDFVLQQNRRDSFIQQITDWHRDGWQISIYFHNEAERERFEELIGTPWLNQQNVHRPLALLHRGFTVPGAKLAILAGAEIFGRHQHHRRLKGSKLDEALVLRQARDHLRELKPGDLVVHTDYGIGKYDGIEIRPGPPPEEVIIIRYADQAKLFVPPTQAHLISRYVGVGSHAPKLNKLGDARWNKTRAQAERSVEEFAARMLSIAAERQTLKGYAHTPDTKWQVEFEQSFVYRETPDQIRAVEEIKRDMELEKPMDRLLCGDVGFGKTEVAIRAAFKAVMSGKQVAVLVPTTVLAQQHWQTFRERMSDYPVRVEMLSRLTPPKKVRETIAALKAGNVDIVIGTHRVISKDVQFKNLGLAIVDEEQRFGVKHKEKFKELFRLIDVLTLSATPIPRTLYLALLGARDMSTLDTPPPNRTPVNTTICGYDERIIREAIDHEIDRGGQVFFLHNRVASIENMQSKLQKLCPKARILHGHGQMEAEVLEGVMQKFINAEADVLVCTTIIESGVDIPNANTIIIDRADRFGLADLYQLRGRVGRGGERAHAYLMIPRDLMTGGDARKRVNAIKQYTALGSGFKIAMRDLEIRGAGNLLGTEQSGHIAAVGFDLYCQMLKATTAKLQGRRVPQPMEVSLHIDFLCLSEAQWLQDNHAAPTKRATAATAHRPPDRQKLVKNTDHRIPAFLPASYIEDTRQRIIAYRMLGETMTRKELDTLERDWRDQFGPPPPAVEHLLLCAALRLAAASANLSAVEIQETKLMLTRNGRYVLLNGKFPRLTAHSPPLLLREALQLLRTI, encoded by the coding sequence ATGATCGATCCCGTCCAGCAAGTCCTGCTCGCGAAACCCTTCGCCACCTGGGCAAAAAAAGCCGCCAAATCCGCGCACCCCTTCATCGCCCCCATCGCCCACGAAGGCTGGGCATTCGCCACCGCCCTCGCCCTCCGCGTTCGTCCCGGCCCCGGCACACGCACCTGGATCATCTGTCCGGACGCCCGCACTCAGGAACAAATCCATGCCGAACTCTCGATCTGGGGCATTCAGGCTCTGTTTCTTCCCCGACTTCCCCACGATCCTTCCGACAAAGAAACGCTCACCGATCCCGACCTAATCGCCGAGCGCCTCACGGTCTTCACCAAACTCAGCACCCCCGGCAATGACAGCAGCGCCCAGGTCATCGTGATCAGCGCCGACTCCCTCACCGAAAACGTCCCCACTCTCACCGACCTCAGCTCACACCAGACGCTCCTCACCACCGGCGAATCCCTCGACACGGAAGCGCTACTTACTCAGCTCAACTCCGCCGGTTACGAACGCGTCCCCGTCGTTGCCGAACGCGGCCAGTTCGCCCGTCGTGGCGACATCATCGACATCTTTCCCTGGCAGGCTGAAGAACCACTCCGACTCGAAATCTTCGGCGACGACATCGAATCCATCCGCACCTTCGACATCCACACGCAGACCTCCATCCGTCGGCATCAAAGCCACTCCCTCCTGCTCACCGTTCCCGAAACCACCACCGTTCCCCTTTCCGATCTCCTCCATTCCAACGATCACCAGATCCACCTCGAAGACCTCAGCCAATTCCCACTTCCGCATTCCGCATTCCGCATTTCCATCTCCAGCACGCCCCAAGGCACCTCCGCCAAGGAAGACCACACCCTCGCCATCTACGAAAGCCCCCTCGGCACCTTCAACGCCGGTGACTTCGTGCTTCAACAAAACCGCCGCGACAGCTTCATCCAACAAATCACCGACTGGCACCGCGACGGCTGGCAGATCTCCATCTACTTCCACAACGAAGCCGAACGCGAACGTTTCGAAGAACTCATCGGAACGCCCTGGCTCAACCAGCAAAACGTCCACCGTCCCCTCGCCCTCCTCCATCGCGGCTTCACCGTCCCCGGAGCCAAACTCGCCATTCTCGCCGGTGCCGAAATCTTCGGTCGCCACCAGCATCATCGCCGTCTCAAGGGTTCCAAACTCGACGAAGCTCTCGTCCTTCGCCAGGCCCGCGATCACCTGCGCGAACTCAAACCCGGCGACCTCGTCGTTCACACCGACTACGGCATCGGCAAATACGACGGCATCGAAATCCGCCCCGGCCCGCCTCCCGAAGAGGTCATCATCATTCGTTATGCCGACCAGGCCAAACTCTTCGTCCCGCCTACCCAGGCTCATCTCATCTCCCGCTACGTCGGCGTCGGCAGCCACGCCCCCAAACTCAACAAACTCGGCGACGCCCGCTGGAACAAAACCCGCGCCCAAGCCGAACGTTCCGTCGAGGAATTCGCCGCGCGAATGCTCTCCATCGCCGCCGAACGCCAAACCCTCAAAGGCTACGCCCACACTCCCGACACCAAGTGGCAGGTCGAGTTCGAGCAATCCTTCGTCTACCGCGAAACGCCCGACCAAATCCGCGCCGTCGAGGAAATCAAACGCGACATGGAACTCGAAAAGCCCATGGACCGACTCCTCTGCGGCGATGTCGGCTTTGGCAAAACCGAGGTCGCCATTCGCGCCGCCTTCAAAGCCGTCATGAGCGGCAAACAAGTCGCCGTCCTCGTCCCCACCACCGTCCTCGCCCAGCAACATTGGCAAACCTTCCGCGAGCGGATGTCCGACTACCCCGTGAGAGTCGAAATGCTCAGCCGTCTCACCCCGCCCAAAAAAGTCCGGGAAACCATCGCTGCCCTCAAAGCCGGGAACGTCGATATCGTCATCGGCACCCATCGGGTCATCTCCAAAGACGTCCAGTTCAAAAATCTCGGCCTCGCCATTGTCGACGAAGAACAGCGCTTCGGCGTCAAACATAAGGAAAAATTCAAGGAGTTGTTTCGCCTCATCGACGTTCTGACCCTCAGCGCCACCCCCATCCCCCGCACCCTCTATCTCGCCCTGCTCGGTGCCCGGGACATGTCCACCCTCGACACCCCACCGCCCAATCGCACTCCCGTCAACACCACCATCTGCGGTTACGACGAACGCATCATTCGCGAAGCCATCGATCACGAAATCGACCGCGGCGGGCAGGTCTTTTTCCTGCACAACCGCGTCGCCAGCATCGAGAACATGCAGTCCAAACTGCAAAAGCTCTGCCCCAAAGCACGCATCCTCCACGGTCACGGCCAGATGGAGGCCGAAGTCCTCGAAGGCGTCATGCAGAAATTCATCAACGCCGAAGCCGACGTCCTGGTCTGCACCACCATCATCGAATCCGGCGTCGACATCCCCAACGCCAACACCATTATCATCGACCGCGCCGACCGCTTCGGCCTCGCCGACCTCTACCAGTTGCGCGGTCGCGTTGGTCGCGGCGGCGAACGCGCCCACGCCTACCTCATGATCCCGCGCGACCTCATGACCGGCGGCGACGCCCGCAAACGCGTCAACGCCATCAAACAATACACGGCACTCGGCTCCGGCTTCAAAATCGCCATGCGCGACCTCGAAATCCGCGGCGCCGGCAACCTCCTCGGCACCGAGCAATCCGGTCACATCGCCGCCGTCGGCTTTGACCTGTATTGCCAGATGCTCAAGGCCACCACCGCCAAACTTCAGGGCCGCCGCGTTCCCCAGCCGATGGAAGTCAGCCTTCACATCGACTTCCTCTGTCTCAGCGAAGCCCAATGGCTCCAGGACAATCATGCCGCCCCTACCAAACGCGCCACCGCCGCGACCGCCCACCGTCCGCCCGACCGCCAAAAACTCGTGAAAAACACGGACCACCGCATTCCCGCCTTCCTTCCCGCCAGCTACATTGAGGACACCCGCCAGCGCATCATCGCGTATCGCATGCTCGGCGAAACCATGACCCGCAAGGAGCTCGACACCCTTGAGCGCGACTGGCGCGACCAGTTCGGCCCCCCGCCTCCCGCCGTGGAACACCTTCTCCTCTGCGCCGCCCTGCGCCTCGCCGCCGCCAGCGCCAATCTCAGCGCCGTCGAAATCCAGGAAACCAAGCTCATGCTCACCCGCAACGGCCGCTACGTCTTGCTCAATGGCAAGTTTCCTCGATTGACAGCGCATTCCCCCCCCCTACTATTGCGCGAGGCCTTGCAACTGCTTCGAACCATCTAA
- a CDS encoding sigma 54-interacting transcriptional regulator, with protein sequence MPTTTSQPAPTRLIIVDSDTDFLVWAASHLKAQDVTIECFERAEDALAAYSKNRADLVLTEARLPGTNGIELLKRLRQNDPNAMVLLFSGVAGNSVVIESMRLGAYDFLRKEQMPYDLRSVVESALSAIDARRTALATTNPVTNDSIQETIIGRSPAMQDVFKMIGRVSRSDAAVMITGESGCGKELVASAIHKFSPRTQKEFVAINITAIPDNLLESELFGHEKGAFTGAAVQRMGRFEQCDGGTLFLDEIGDMPLTVQSKLLRVLQQGDFSRVGGNTTLRTDVRILAATNKDLEAEVKAGRFREDLFYRLNVVRIHLPPLRERREDTRILAEFFLQRIAARKRTPQMRFSEDALSMMEAYDWPGNVRELENTILRACALCNTDVLLPSDVPLGSSTQRTTTPINTLVRMQDALETLLQYASSIPDFELKPWLDRELNRAAMRHCHQDPEKAARLLGSAISKVEEKADPAPAVGVASAKTARPRKAS encoded by the coding sequence ATGCCCACCACCACCTCCCAACCCGCACCCACGAGATTGATCATCGTGGATTCGGACACCGACTTTCTCGTGTGGGCCGCCTCCCACCTCAAGGCGCAAGACGTTACCATTGAATGTTTCGAACGCGCCGAAGACGCGCTCGCCGCTTACAGCAAAAATCGCGCCGACCTCGTCCTCACTGAAGCCCGCCTCCCTGGCACCAACGGCATTGAACTCCTCAAACGTCTTCGCCAAAACGACCCTAACGCCATGGTGCTCCTGTTCAGCGGTGTCGCTGGCAACTCCGTGGTGATCGAATCCATGCGCCTTGGTGCCTACGACTTCCTGCGCAAGGAACAAATGCCCTACGACCTTCGCTCTGTCGTTGAAAGCGCCCTTAGCGCCATTGACGCCCGTCGAACCGCCCTCGCCACCACCAATCCCGTCACCAACGACAGCATCCAGGAAACCATCATCGGTCGCTCCCCGGCCATGCAGGACGTTTTCAAAATGATCGGTCGCGTGTCACGCTCCGACGCCGCCGTCATGATCACCGGCGAAAGCGGTTGCGGCAAAGAACTCGTCGCCAGTGCCATTCACAAATTCAGCCCTCGCACGCAGAAAGAATTTGTCGCCATCAACATTACCGCGATTCCCGACAACCTTCTGGAAAGCGAACTGTTCGGTCACGAAAAGGGCGCCTTCACCGGTGCAGCCGTGCAGCGTATGGGCCGCTTCGAACAATGCGACGGCGGCACCCTGTTCCTCGACGAAATCGGCGACATGCCCCTCACCGTCCAGAGCAAGCTCCTCCGCGTCCTTCAACAAGGCGACTTCTCCCGCGTGGGCGGCAACACCACCCTGCGCACCGACGTCCGCATTCTCGCCGCCACCAATAAAGACCTCGAAGCCGAAGTCAAAGCAGGCCGTTTCCGCGAAGATTTGTTCTACCGCCTGAACGTTGTCCGCATCCACCTCCCCCCTCTCCGCGAACGCCGCGAAGACACGCGCATCCTCGCCGAGTTCTTCCTGCAACGCATCGCCGCCCGCAAACGCACCCCGCAGATGCGCTTCAGCGAAGACGCCCTCTCCATGATGGAAGCCTACGACTGGCCCGGCAACGTTCGAGAACTCGAAAACACCATCCTTCGCGCCTGCGCCCTCTGCAATACCGACGTCCTTCTGCCCAGCGACGTTCCCCTCGGCAGCAGCACCCAGCGCACCACCACCCCCATCAACACCCTGGTTCGCATGCAGGATGCCCTGGAGACCCTTCTCCAATACGCTTCTTCCATTCCCGACTTCGAACTCAAGCCCTGGCTCGACCGCGAACTCAACCGCGCCGCCATGCGTCATTGCCATCAAGACCCTGAGAAAGCCGCCCGCCTGCTAGGCTCTGCGATCTCCAAAGTCGAAGAAAAAGCCGACCCTGCGCCCGCCGTCGGCGTCGCCTCCGCCAAAACCGCACGCCCCCGCAAAGCTTCGTGA
- a CDS encoding peptidylprolyl isomerase yields the protein MNLLSRHSLAPVLLLALYFSISSAFGQNSYKVEVVINGKPIVSSEVRDAVNSQEQLLRMTIRDPRELDQKLGELRQSALYTLIERQLVLSEFEKLGGTIKAQYIDDDVNSVIRENFEGDRQKFLQELAKNGMTLRKFRQQRQDMMIISVLRSRQIRSLPPPTPAQVEKFYRENDSQFREKDFIKFSTITIPKYPIGNSTATPEAQLKLAEEIREKAVSGSDFGTLARTYSQDSRASDGGDWGLQERASLNKELAEVAFTLKAGSVSKVVEISANYMIIYCEAKQPGNLEPLEKVRPQIERVVRSEMGREALNRWLSSLAQRASIQPESVRKGFLEWIIKEKP from the coding sequence ATGAATCTCCTGTCCCGCCATTCCCTGGCTCCTGTATTGCTTCTCGCGCTGTATTTTTCCATCAGCAGCGCCTTCGGTCAGAACAGTTACAAAGTCGAAGTAGTCATCAACGGCAAACCCATCGTCAGTTCCGAAGTTCGCGACGCCGTCAACTCGCAGGAACAACTGCTGCGCATGACCATTCGTGATCCTCGCGAACTCGATCAAAAACTCGGGGAACTGCGCCAAAGTGCTCTCTACACCCTCATCGAACGCCAGCTCGTCCTCTCCGAATTCGAAAAACTCGGCGGCACCATCAAGGCCCAATACATTGATGACGACGTCAATTCCGTCATTCGCGAAAACTTCGAAGGCGACCGCCAAAAGTTTCTCCAGGAACTCGCCAAAAACGGCATGACCCTGCGCAAATTTCGCCAGCAACGTCAGGACATGATGATCATCTCCGTCCTTCGTTCCCGACAAATCCGCAGCCTTCCGCCCCCAACCCCGGCCCAGGTCGAAAAATTCTACCGCGAAAACGACTCCCAGTTCCGCGAGAAAGACTTCATCAAGTTCAGCACCATCACCATCCCCAAATACCCGATCGGCAACAGCACCGCCACCCCTGAGGCCCAGCTCAAGCTTGCTGAAGAGATTCGCGAAAAAGCCGTCAGCGGCTCCGACTTCGGAACCCTCGCCCGCACCTACTCCCAGGACAGCCGCGCCAGCGACGGCGGCGACTGGGGCCTGCAAGAGCGCGCCTCCCTTAACAAGGAGCTCGCCGAAGTCGCCTTCACCCTCAAAGCTGGCAGCGTCAGCAAAGTGGTCGAGATCAGCGCCAACTACATGATCATCTACTGCGAAGCCAAACAGCCCGGCAATCTTGAGCCACTTGAGAAAGTCCGTCCGCAGATTGAGCGCGTGGTCAGATCCGAAATGGGTCGCGAGGCCCTCAACCGCTGGCTTTCCTCCCTCGCCCAACGCGCCAGCATCCAGCCCGAAAGCGTCCGCAAAGGCTTTCTCGAGTGGATCATCAAGGAAAAGCCTTGA
- a CDS encoding autotransporter outer membrane beta-barrel domain-containing protein, giving the protein MKRIQLLTGFLTLALIPPNAPITAADFNAPANTTDNTAKTVSGGQTGNVEEDATLSVGGGTTTIGITGTGTAIITNSGEILQTGTGRTIDNTGGGNSGTRLITNFATGVIQSADGDTIRINRSDSNITLDNYGIIRSLNASAGGSQALDFNAITTGTNIVNNWGLIIANAADSVRPGTNGIINNWGTISAIPVVEVEDGLNVVSGSDGIDAQTRTGVQVFNYNTITGRHGITGEDGGSGFTISVTNYEDGNITGVNGSGINIDESTSFANITNYGTITGIFDFTVYDVGDGDGVDVDGLVNLQNYGVIQGINAGGLNDGSLNNSEGISIGGGTIINHIGAVISGENNAGNSSVGNGILVDDSNDGSAFASTIINNSGLIHGKSGFGVKIIGTFSDLIENNSTGTIRGAGLEATLQTGGGDDLVINRGAIISENGKAIDLGTGNDTLRVLGPQASIVGDVSGGGGTNALIINASGGTFVYADSFTNFLTADFQGGKVILTGFSSITGKSTISGGILALNGTLQTPLLHVLGGGTLMGNGTVIGNVLNGGTVAPGNSIGLLTILGNYTQTRQGTLQIEVGSVNNHDVLVVSGTAVLDGTLEIASLGYQAKFGDRIPFLRAGRITGTFDTIEVPDSDVIRGRFLNLGNTGVLLIAPASYTAVAETPNQTRVAAALDNWIGIESGDIGAVTLALDLLREDQYPQAFEAIMPGFHDAALSTAIELSHSQGQLLHQQLSARRISQRGSQTFPPAVSESSAKGGKSTKSVKAIAAPQIQPESDDYRWSTWFQGSGLFSSGGLSLAPGENFESGTFIAGADYALSDHFALGIFAGYSEGWGDYDNGGEIDLERILFGAYATVDIGNFYLNTALGIGTVDHDINRPIQFATLNRSASSEPDGHEFFALLGGGYDFRRGNWTFGPQASVQYSKVSLDSFTETGADSLNLRLNDPESDSLRSHLGARVAYTIQATDRVAIIPELRAFWQHEFLDGDSLNAGLNGGDGPNFNFESERDDKDALFIGAGLGLQVGPRFYANLYYNVDLGRNDPNHNISISATIRF; this is encoded by the coding sequence ATGAAGCGCATCCAACTACTCACCGGCTTCCTCACGCTGGCTCTCATCCCCCCGAACGCCCCCATCACCGCCGCCGACTTCAACGCCCCCGCCAACACCACGGACAACACCGCCAAGACCGTCAGCGGCGGACAAACCGGTAACGTGGAAGAAGACGCCACCCTCTCGGTAGGCGGCGGCACCACCACCATCGGCATCACCGGCACCGGCACCGCCATCATCACCAACAGTGGCGAAATCCTGCAAACCGGCACCGGACGCACCATCGACAACACCGGCGGCGGCAACTCCGGCACCCGCCTCATCACGAACTTCGCCACCGGCGTCATCCAGTCTGCCGATGGCGACACCATCCGCATCAACCGCTCTGACAGCAACATCACCCTCGACAACTACGGCATCATCCGGTCCCTCAATGCCAGCGCTGGCGGCTCCCAAGCCCTCGACTTCAACGCCATCACCACCGGCACCAACATCGTCAACAACTGGGGCCTCATCATCGCCAACGCCGCCGACTCCGTCCGTCCCGGCACCAACGGCATCATCAACAACTGGGGCACCATCAGCGCCATCCCTGTTGTAGAAGTTGAGGACGGACTCAACGTCGTCTCCGGCAGCGACGGCATCGACGCCCAGACCCGCACCGGCGTGCAGGTCTTCAATTATAACACCATCACCGGACGCCATGGCATCACCGGCGAAGACGGCGGCTCCGGATTCACCATCTCCGTCACCAACTACGAGGACGGCAACATCACCGGCGTCAACGGCTCCGGCATCAACATCGACGAAAGCACCTCCTTCGCCAACATCACCAACTACGGCACCATCACCGGCATCTTTGACTTCACCGTCTACGACGTCGGCGACGGCGATGGCGTGGATGTCGATGGCCTCGTCAATCTCCAAAACTACGGCGTCATCCAGGGCATCAATGCCGGCGGACTCAACGACGGTTCCCTCAACAACTCCGAAGGCATCTCCATCGGCGGCGGCACCATCATCAACCACATCGGAGCCGTCATCAGCGGCGAAAACAACGCCGGCAACAGCTCCGTCGGCAACGGCATTCTGGTCGACGACTCCAACGACGGCAGCGCCTTCGCCTCAACCATCATCAACAACAGCGGTCTCATCCATGGCAAGAGCGGTTTCGGCGTGAAAATCATCGGCACCTTCAGCGACCTCATCGAAAACAACAGCACCGGCACCATCCGCGGAGCCGGACTCGAAGCGACCCTGCAAACTGGTGGCGGGGACGACCTCGTCATCAATCGCGGTGCCATCATCAGCGAAAACGGCAAAGCCATCGACCTCGGCACTGGCAATGACACTCTTCGCGTCCTCGGACCCCAAGCTTCCATCGTCGGCGACGTCAGCGGCGGCGGCGGCACCAATGCCCTCATCATCAACGCCTCAGGCGGCACCTTCGTTTACGCAGATTCCTTTACCAACTTCCTCACCGCCGATTTCCAGGGCGGAAAAGTCATCCTCACCGGCTTCAGCTCGATCACCGGCAAATCGACCATCTCAGGAGGCATTCTCGCCCTCAACGGCACGCTCCAAACGCCGCTTCTCCATGTCCTCGGCGGTGGCACCTTGATGGGCAATGGCACCGTCATCGGCAACGTGCTCAACGGCGGCACCGTCGCTCCTGGCAATTCCATCGGACTGCTCACCATCCTCGGCAACTACACCCAAACCCGCCAGGGCACCTTGCAAATCGAAGTCGGCAGCGTCAACAACCACGATGTTCTCGTCGTCAGCGGCACCGCGGTTCTCGACGGCACCCTTGAAATCGCTTCCCTGGGTTACCAAGCCAAATTCGGCGACCGAATTCCTTTCCTTCGCGCCGGACGCATCACCGGCACCTTCGACACCATCGAAGTCCCCGACTCTGATGTCATCCGCGGACGTTTCCTCAACCTCGGCAACACCGGCGTCCTCCTCATCGCTCCTGCCAGCTATACCGCAGTTGCAGAAACTCCCAATCAAACCCGCGTTGCCGCCGCCCTGGACAACTGGATCGGCATCGAATCCGGCGACATCGGCGCCGTCACCCTCGCCCTCGACCTCCTGCGCGAAGACCAATACCCGCAAGCCTTCGAGGCCATCATGCCTGGCTTCCACGACGCCGCCCTCAGCACCGCCATCGAACTCTCCCACAGCCAGGGCCAGCTCCTCCATCAACAATTGAGCGCAAGACGCATCAGTCAAAGAGGATCGCAGACATTCCCACCCGCAGTTTCAGAATCCTCCGCCAAAGGCGGAAAATCCACCAAATCCGTCAAGGCCATCGCCGCCCCCCAAATCCAGCCGGAATCCGACGATTACCGCTGGTCCACCTGGTTTCAAGGCAGCGGCCTGTTCAGCAGCGGCGGCCTCTCCCTCGCCCCCGGTGAAAACTTCGAGTCCGGCACCTTCATCGCCGGAGCCGACTACGCCCTCTCCGACCACTTCGCCCTCGGCATCTTCGCCGGTTACAGCGAAGGTTGGGGCGACTACGACAACGGCGGCGAGATCGACCTCGAACGCATCCTCTTCGGTGCCTACGCCACCGTCGACATCGGCAATTTTTATCTCAACACCGCCCTCGGGATCGGCACCGTCGACCATGACATCAACCGCCCCATCCAGTTCGCCACGCTCAACCGCAGCGCCAGCAGCGAACCCGACGGGCACGAGTTCTTCGCCCTGCTCGGCGGCGGTTACGATTTCCGTCGCGGCAACTGGACCTTCGGTCCGCAGGCCAGCGTCCAATACAGCAAAGTCTCCCTCGACAGCTTCACCGAGACCGGAGCCGACAGCCTCAATCTGCGTTTGAACGACCCCGAATCCGACAGCTTACGCAGTCATCTCGGAGCCCGCGTTGCCTACACCATCCAGGCCACCGACCGCGTCGCCATCATCCCCGAACTGCGCGCCTTCTGGCAGCACGAGTTCCTCGACGGCGACAGCCTCAACGCCGGCCTCAATGGCGGAGACGGACCCAACTTCAACTTCGAGAGCGAACGAGACGACAAAGACGCCCTCTTCATCGGTGCAGGACTCGGTTTGCAGGTCGGCCCGAGGTTCTACGCCAACCTTTACTACAATGTCGACCTCGGTCGCAACGACCCGAATCACAACATCAGCATCAGCGCCACCATCCGGTTTTAG